CTCGATGAAGGCGCTGCTGCCGCCGAACGTCGCCATCTCCAGCACCTGGGTGGGACGGTGCCGGGGCGCGACGAGCAGGGTGACGTCGCTGCCGAAGCCGATGGTGGCGGTGACGGCGTCGCTGCTACGCGCCGCGTGGGCGAGGATCCACCCGGCCGACGACATCGGCTCGACGTAGGGGTGCATCGAGAACGACACGTCGACGATGACCCCCAGGTGCAGGATCGGCTTCGGCGGCGGCAGCGTTGCTCGCTGCTGCCACGGTGTGGCGGTGGGAATGGTCCCCGCGGCGCGCTGCGCCTCAGCGGTGATGGCGTGGCGGGTGCGCAGCCGGCCCGGCGGGATGAGGCTCGCCCGGATGGCCGCTTCCGGGTGGTGGGTGCGGGCGCGGCGCAGCCGGGCGGCCAGGTGCCGGGCGGCGGCCCGTTCGCCGTCGGTCGGATCGCGTCGGCTCCACTGCGCGGGCGCGCCGTACCGGGCGTGCAGCTGCCGGGCCCGGTACTCGGCGGGCGTGAGCCCGGCCGCGTGGGCAAGGTAGTCGGTGACGGCCTGGGCGAGCCGGCCGGCGAACACCCCCGGATCCGGTACCGGTGTGTCCGGCTGCAGGCGAGGGTCGACACCGAGGATTCGGCACCACCGCCACGCCAGCGCGATCATGCCCTCGGCGTCGCAGTCGTCGACGGTGTGAGCCTGCCGCCACACGTCCCGCAACTGCAGCAGCCGCTTACGGCCGAGGACCACGGTGACAGCGGCACGAACGCCTTTGATGTCCTTGGCGGTGATGATGCGGGCGTCCACGCGGGCCAGGAGCAGCCCGGCGAGGTGCCCGGCGTGCCACACGTCGTCGACGGGCACGTCGGTGGGGCTGATCAGGGTGGTGACGGTGTGCCGCAGCCACCTGCGGTCCCCGTGCCGACGGCTGCGCTGCCGGAACTCGATGCGGGACTCCTCAAGGACCTCGGCAACAGCGGCAACAACCGGTGGGGTGCCGGGCGGGGTCCGCCACCGGCTGTGAGCGGCGTGCGCGGCCTCGTGAACGAGCAGCCCGTAGGCGGTCGGGACGAGCCGCTTGTGGCCGGCTCGTCGCGGGTTCGCCACATCAGGGGCACCGACGTGGGTGGCGTCGACCTCGATGCGGCGCTGGTCGGGG
The Micromonospora sp. R77 DNA segment above includes these coding regions:
- a CDS encoding VWA domain-containing protein produces the protein MPHPSAHHQPGRTPAADRDPDWQDWSNAWTRHIPVLTGRTDLTVTVAPGAGGGAPACFYPDQRRIEVDATHVGAPDVANPRRAGHKRLVPTAYGLLVHEAAHAAHSRWRTPPGTPPVVAAVAEVLEESRIEFRQRSRRHGDRRWLRHTVTTLISPTDVPVDDVWHAGHLAGLLLARVDARIITAKDIKGVRAAVTVVLGRKRLLQLRDVWRQAHTVDDCDAEGMIALAWRWCRILGVDPRLQPDTPVPDPGVFAGRLAQAVTDYLAHAAGLTPAEYRARQLHARYGAPAQWSRRDPTDGERAAARHLAARLRRARTHHPEAAIRASLIPPGRLRTRHAITAEAQRAAGTIPTATPWQQRATLPPPKPILHLGVIVDVSFSMHPYVEPMSSAGWILAHAARSSDAVTATIGFGSDVTLLVAPRHRPTQVLEMATFGGSSAFIEAVKLADEVLQLRQPGRLRMLAVVSDGDLDNIPAVQRLVYALHQAGCALLWLRPADLAGHTFAGATPVLVDDPVQAIGLIADAAVAALEQA